A genomic region of Exiguobacterium sp. Helios contains the following coding sequences:
- a CDS encoding CAP domain-containing protein — translation MKKWLVLGVAAVAFFSYENTPMEQAEADYPKSGGTLIDRYTSEYPGYDWEVRRTATEEFVALTKDGKDYGKYRSKNGVTTQGAVLNKDTETTLAKKGWKAVKSYRKGNTNYLLNLDHAAVYEKKDRYVTYFFDQHDGNKVKATLAIPKEVEAKKSGFYGKASTALRTTDEKLMLRLMNWDRADYNLGALTPYSTLKPITRAHSENMAKNNFFSHTDPEGRDPFDRMKENGIRFSAAGENLSMGYPNVFAAHWGLMNSKGHRDNIMNKTFEQADTGVAFRDNAPYFTINFRTP, via the coding sequence ATGAAAAAGTGGTTAGTACTCGGAGTAGCAGCGGTCGCTTTCTTTAGTTATGAAAATACCCCGATGGAACAAGCAGAAGCAGATTATCCGAAAAGCGGCGGAACGCTGATTGATCGATATACAAGTGAATATCCGGGTTATGACTGGGAAGTCAGACGGACGGCGACGGAAGAGTTCGTGGCGTTGACGAAAGACGGCAAGGATTACGGAAAGTACCGTTCGAAAAACGGTGTGACGACGCAAGGGGCCGTCTTAAATAAAGACACGGAAACGACCCTTGCGAAAAAAGGCTGGAAAGCCGTCAAGTCGTACCGGAAAGGCAATACGAACTATTTGCTGAATCTCGATCATGCCGCCGTCTATGAAAAAAAGGATCGGTATGTGACCTACTTCTTTGACCAGCACGATGGCAACAAAGTCAAAGCGACACTCGCGATACCGAAAGAGGTCGAAGCGAAGAAGAGTGGATTTTACGGCAAGGCGTCCACTGCCTTGCGGACGACGGATGAGAAGCTGATGTTGCGTTTGATGAACTGGGACCGGGCCGATTATAACCTCGGAGCACTGACGCCGTACAGTACTTTAAAACCGATCACGCGCGCGCACAGTGAGAACATGGCGAAGAATAATTTCTTCTCTCATACCGATCCGGAAGGGCGTGATCCGTTTGACCGGATGAAAGAAAACGGAATCCGCTTCTCGGCAGCCGGAGAAAATCTGTCGATGGGCTATCCGAATGTCTTTGCAGCGCACTGGGGCTTGATGAACTCCAAAGGACACCGTGATAACATCATGAACAAGACCTTCGAACAGGCGGATACCGGTGTCGCGTTCCGTGACAATGCACCGTACTTTACGATTAATTTCCGGACGCCCTGA
- a CDS encoding methionine ABC transporter permease yields the protein MWLERIETMLPDLAKALAETALMVGISLGFALIIGIPLGILLFITDRGLFFQNVVVRSILDFFVNMVRSLPFIILLVALIPLTQLLLDNTIGPTAASVSLSVAAIPFLARLVETSLREIPPGLIEAAEACGATPFRIIISALLPEALPGIIQAVTLTTISLIGFSAMAGIVGGGGVGDLAIRFGYYRYDNVVMIVTIVVLVIIVQSIQGLGNVLARRADKR from the coding sequence ATGTGGCTTGAACGGATTGAAACCATGTTACCGGATCTTGCGAAAGCGTTAGCGGAAACGGCTTTGATGGTCGGAATCTCACTCGGCTTCGCCCTCATCATCGGGATTCCACTCGGGATCTTACTGTTCATCACGGACCGGGGACTATTTTTCCAAAACGTCGTCGTTCGCAGCATCTTGGACTTTTTCGTTAATATGGTCCGTTCGTTACCGTTCATCATCCTGCTCGTCGCGTTGATTCCGCTGACACAACTGTTACTCGATAATACAATTGGACCGACTGCTGCTTCCGTCAGCCTGAGTGTCGCCGCCATTCCGTTTCTCGCCCGACTGGTCGAGACATCGCTCCGTGAGATTCCACCGGGATTAATCGAAGCAGCAGAAGCCTGTGGTGCGACACCGTTTCGGATCATCATCAGTGCACTCTTACCGGAAGCCCTTCCCGGCATCATTCAAGCCGTCACTTTGACGACCATCAGTCTGATCGGATTTTCCGCCATGGCCGGTATCGTCGGTGGTGGCGGCGTCGGTGACCTGGCCATCCGCTTCGGCTATTACCGGTACGACAATGTCGTCATGATTGTGACGATCGTCGTCCTCGTTATCATTGTTCAAAGTATTCAAGGGCTCGGCAATGTTCTGGCCCGTCGTGCTGATAAGCGTTAA
- a CDS encoding methionine ABC transporter ATP-binding protein, producing the protein MIEFKGITKRFVRDRTPIFALRDVNLTIQQGEIFGIIGESGAGKSTLLRLINGLETPTQGTVKVSGTNLSGLSKGSLRELRLNIGMIFQHFQLIQSRNVADNIAFALKAAGVKRTDFPQRIKELVSLVGLEGFETNFPSQLSGGQKQRVGIARALANNPSVLLCDEATSALDPVTTLQILELLKDLNERLGLTIILITHEIDVVKQICHRVAVMAQGEVVEVARTYDLFSQPAHDVTKHYVDTALQIELPERILRTTPGKIIRLQFTGEKTGESTLSEAIKQFDISVSILHGKVDYIQNVAFGVLIVSLTGPTLHVNRSLTWLEEQLHTLEVIQDVA; encoded by the coding sequence ATGATTGAATTTAAAGGGATCACTAAACGGTTCGTTCGTGACCGGACACCCATTTTTGCCTTACGTGACGTCAATTTAACGATTCAGCAAGGTGAAATCTTTGGCATCATCGGTGAATCCGGTGCCGGAAAAAGCACCCTGCTCCGTCTGATCAACGGACTGGAGACACCGACACAAGGAACGGTTAAAGTATCGGGCACTAATCTGTCCGGCCTCTCCAAAGGCAGCTTACGTGAACTGCGTTTGAACATCGGGATGATCTTTCAACACTTCCAATTGATTCAATCCCGGAACGTCGCCGATAATATCGCCTTCGCCTTAAAGGCTGCCGGCGTCAAACGGACTGACTTCCCGCAACGGATCAAAGAGCTCGTCTCCCTGGTCGGACTCGAAGGCTTCGAGACGAATTTCCCGAGTCAGCTCAGCGGCGGTCAAAAGCAACGGGTCGGGATTGCCCGCGCCCTTGCGAATAATCCGAGTGTCCTGTTATGTGACGAAGCGACGTCCGCTCTTGATCCGGTCACGACGCTGCAAATTCTCGAACTGCTGAAAGACTTGAATGAACGGCTTGGCCTGACGATCATTCTCATTACCCATGAAATCGATGTCGTCAAACAGATTTGTCACCGGGTTGCCGTCATGGCGCAAGGTGAAGTCGTTGAAGTCGCCCGTACATACGACCTGTTCAGTCAGCCGGCACATGATGTCACGAAACATTATGTCGATACGGCACTCCAGATCGAGTTACCGGAACGGATCTTGCGAACGACACCGGGAAAAATTATCCGCCTGCAATTCACAGGTGAAAAGACCGGTGAAAGTACGTTATCGGAAGCAATTAAACAGTTTGATATTTCCGTCAGCATCCTCCACGGTAAGGTCGACTATATCCAGAACGTCGCTTTCGGAGTGCTGATTGTCAGTTTGACCGGTCCGACCCTTCACGTGAACCGCTCCTTGACGTGGCTCGAAGAACAACTTCACACGCTTGAGGTGATCCAGGATGTGGCTTGA
- a CDS encoding MetQ/NlpA family ABC transporter substrate-binding protein, whose protein sequence is MKKRYAFLATGLLGAGILAGCGDSSAKEDNKSIKIGATSGPYSDMVKEAIQPGLEKKGYDVEIVEFGDYIQPNIALGSGDIDANLFQHSIYLKTFAKEKNLDLKGLITVPTAPMGLYSKSYKSLDDVKTGAEVATPNDPTNQARALNLLADQGWIELKADVDPLTVSEKDIVKNPKKLVIKPLEAAQLPRAIDSVDISAVPGNFALAAKFDLLDALALEKMDEQYRNLVAIKTSNADKQLAKDLTAVVKSDDFNNVIEKSFKGFSKPDWAN, encoded by the coding sequence ATGAAAAAACGTTATGCCTTTTTAGCAACAGGACTACTCGGAGCCGGTATTCTTGCCGGTTGCGGCGACAGCAGCGCCAAAGAAGACAACAAATCGATCAAGATCGGGGCAACGAGCGGACCTTACAGCGACATGGTCAAAGAAGCGATCCAACCCGGGCTTGAAAAGAAAGGCTACGACGTCGAAATCGTCGAGTTCGGGGATTATATTCAACCGAACATCGCACTTGGCAGTGGCGACATCGACGCCAACTTGTTCCAACACTCGATCTACCTGAAGACATTTGCGAAGGAAAAGAACCTCGACCTTAAAGGACTGATTACTGTCCCAACGGCGCCGATGGGTTTATACAGCAAATCCTATAAATCGCTGGATGACGTCAAGACGGGAGCTGAAGTCGCGACACCAAACGATCCAACGAACCAGGCCCGGGCACTGAACCTGCTCGCTGACCAAGGTTGGATTGAACTGAAAGCCGACGTGGATCCACTGACAGTCTCCGAAAAAGATATCGTCAAAAATCCGAAGAAACTGGTCATCAAACCGCTCGAAGCTGCCCAACTGCCGCGTGCCATTGACAGTGTCGATATTTCTGCCGTTCCGGGAAACTTTGCGTTAGCCGCGAAGTTTGATTTACTGGATGCACTGGCACTCGAAAAAATGGACGAGCAGTACCGGAATCTGGTCGCTATCAAAACATCGAATGCCGATAAACAACTGGCGAAAGATTTGACGGCTGTCGTCAAATCGGATGACTTTAATAACGTTATCGAAAAATCATTCAAAGGATTCAGTAAACCGGACTGGGCAAACTAA
- a CDS encoding aminotransferase class I/II-fold pyridoxal phosphate-dependent enzyme, producing MKHFAPSIAIDRLPAPVFAELAQRIGAVKAAGHDVITLGQGTPDQTTPVHILDALKEAINDASNLQYPPFRGHDFLKQAVADFYQSEFGVNIDPASEVAILLGSKAGIVALPQTIVNPGEGVIVPDPGYPDYLSGAALAGAYPITLPLLAENAFLPDYTLLDTTDVERARMLFLNYPSNPTGATATAEAFEQTVSFADANDICVVHDLAYGGISFDGPTRSFLQTEGAKDVGIELFSLSKRFNMSGFRIAFAIGNPSVIASIETYQEHLYVSAFTPIQQAATVALSSDQTCVRELSALYEARRDALFGKLQEISWDGPIPGGSFFVWLPVPSGYTSQSFTDHLLDEAHVAVTPGHFFGEYGEGYVRISLIADAERLVEAAERIGQLNLFRQTVAE from the coding sequence CGCCCAGCGGATCGGTGCCGTCAAGGCTGCTGGTCATGACGTCATCACGCTTGGTCAGGGAACACCGGATCAGACGACACCCGTACATATTCTGGATGCCTTGAAAGAAGCAATCAATGACGCTTCAAACCTCCAGTACCCGCCATTTCGCGGACACGATTTCCTCAAACAGGCTGTCGCGGATTTTTATCAGTCAGAGTTTGGCGTAAACATCGATCCGGCCTCTGAAGTCGCCATTTTGCTCGGCAGCAAAGCCGGTATCGTCGCTTTACCGCAAACGATCGTCAATCCCGGTGAAGGTGTCATTGTTCCTGATCCCGGATACCCGGATTACTTATCCGGCGCCGCCCTTGCCGGAGCTTACCCGATCACATTGCCGCTCCTTGCGGAAAATGCTTTTTTACCTGACTACACGTTACTTGATACGACAGATGTCGAACGGGCCCGGATGTTGTTCCTCAACTACCCGAGCAATCCGACCGGGGCGACGGCAACAGCGGAAGCCTTCGAGCAAACGGTTTCCTTCGCTGATGCGAACGACATTTGCGTCGTCCACGACCTCGCCTACGGCGGAATCAGCTTCGACGGTCCGACCCGCAGTTTCCTCCAGACGGAAGGCGCAAAAGACGTCGGAATCGAACTGTTTTCATTATCGAAACGTTTTAACATGTCCGGTTTCCGAATCGCCTTCGCCATCGGGAATCCGTCCGTCATCGCAAGTATCGAGACGTACCAGGAACACTTATACGTCAGTGCTTTCACACCGATTCAACAGGCAGCAACCGTCGCTCTTTCAAGCGATCAGACGTGTGTCCGCGAACTGAGCGCTCTGTATGAAGCGCGGCGTGATGCCTTGTTCGGCAAGTTACAGGAAATCAGTTGGGACGGACCGATCCCGGGCGGTTCGTTCTTCGTCTGGTTGCCGGTCCCGTCCGGCTACACGTCCCAAAGCTTTACCGATCACCTGCTCGACGAAGCGCATGTCGCCGTTACACCGGGACATTTCTTCGGCGAATACGGGGAAGGTTACGTCCGGATCAGCCTGATTGCTGACGCCGAACGACTCGTCGAAGCAGCTGAACGGATTGGTCAATTGAATCTGTTTCGCCAGACCGTTGCGGAATAA